TCATGGTACTCCATAATTTTAATGGGATCTATAAATCCTCACCTAATTTTTCCTTTATAAACAAACATCTTCAGCACAGACTACATTTAAAAGTGTAGTGTAGCTTCATCTTTACATCTGCTTCTCAAGAATTTCAAACATAACATCAGGCAATggtaaaaccaaaaaacaaaagaaaagaattctaaTAAGGTCCTCCCCTATTCTtcgaaaaataataaaatttagttGTCTTATTTTGGAGATATTTTTATTCACCTAATATGTGTATTAATAAACCAGTTCATTTATAAAATACTCTTGGAATAACATATAAGGATTTGGTATATTCAATGAAAAACCCCTGATACATAAACTGTATTAAATTCTAAAATGGGATTCACATAACCATTTGTGAGAACAAGAGCTCATTCTTAATTTTCTCACCTCAAAACGTTAGTTGTGCCTCGGTACTCCTCTTAGGTCATACactgtcattaaaaacaaaaacaaaaaccatgcaAGCCCTACACAATCACATCAGTTAGAAAGAAACTCTTACAGCGTCTGATGTTACCCTACTTCATTCACAACTCAATGGCATACAATATTAGGGGCAGTGGATTATTTTTGACAACTTGCCTCAAAAATTTCAATTTCCATTTGCAAAATTAAATGGACTTAAAATTCTATAAAAGAAagctttaaaattctattttctctctctgcacACACTCTCCCTGTCTATCCTTACTAGCTTCCTCTCtatcttcccttctctttttcagtttcctctttctCCAGGTCTTCCCTTTGCCCTATTCCTCTTTCTCCCCCATCTCCCTATCTCGCTCCCACTTCCCTCCCTCTAATCGCTCTCTTCAGCTCCCTCTCCACaaaccctccctcccttccttattCACTCCAATATTATGATCAGGGCTAGAGACTATTCACCCTTCCTTCAACCCCTCTTCTGAGCTAGGACATACGTATGCAGCTACGCAAGGCCGTCTTTATCTGGCAGCtgcatttctttctgtttcacaGCACTTCCCTTTCCTATAATCCTTGCTTGATTAACCACATCTTTCAGCCTGACACCTCAGAGTCATCACTGACTGCTCACCTGTACTCCCACCACCACTAACTCTGGCTCCTGATGGTCCTCAATATTCCAGCCCCTCTTCTCAGTTCAGGCCTTCACCACTTTCACTGCACAGTTCGGCAGTTCTCCCAGCCTCCCACTTGTCCTCCACGATGCTCCAGGTCATCACTCTAAAACACACATATAATCTGTCACTTCCttgcttaaaaatcattgcttcctCTCCTCATCACCTAAAGAATCAACTCTAAATTCCTCAGCATGGCTAAGGGTTTCGAAAGCCTTGTGATTTGCCTCCCACCTCTATTTCTAGCCTTAGTCGTAGTCACCAGCCCATCAGCACCCTTTCCCTAGTCACTGAATTTGAAATTCCCACCATACACTATGGCATATTCATGCCCACATGGCATTTTCATGAGCTCTTCCTTCTACTTCAAAtgatcttcttcctcttctttgtcTGACCAACTCTACTGGCCCTTTAAGATCGAACTCAAACATCCCAGGCAAATACTCTCTGAGTTCCAATGGCTGCTCACCACTTCCTTCCCTTTGCTTTTGGATCCCTTCACACAAATAGTTACTACTTTCGAACTGCATAAATTTGTATCAGTGGAAGAAATTAcaagtgataataaaaaaaaaaaacagggaaaaatgGGATGGTCATGATAGATTAATTCAAATAAGAATACTTCACTGGCTACATGTTTCACTTACCTTTGTGGAGTCAAAGGAGGCAAACCCCATTAACTtcatcatttctatttcttcttcggTTTTGCCCTCTAAGTCTTCCTCTACAACAATAAgtgataaatttttaaacattgtcCTTCTATATACATAAAAAGAGGTGATAATAGATTAATAGTCATTCCACCTTATCAGCagagaatatacaaaataattaGCTAAAGACTTGAGTTTAATGAAAGAAACTCTTCAATTTGGACAGAATGTAACTTTAGGTGCAAGGAAGGATTGTGCTCTCCATCCTCCGTTAAGAGACGGCTAAAAATGACAGGCTTGGAGCCTTGAGGCAGGCCCACCTCTAACATCAGACATGAAACTAGTTTTGAAGATACTTTCAAAGTAGAATATTCTCATGTTTTAAACTGTCCTTTCCATATCAGGAGCACTAGATAACCAGCAACTAAGgtacaattaaaacaaaatctcAAAACCATACACTATAAACACTACAAAAAAATGTAATACTTAAATGCTCaaaaagtatactttataattttatgttattatattttatattattatatataattattttgttaTGGTAATGCTATTTTACTGAAGTTATTGAAACAAGGCTATACCCTTCCTATAGTTATTTATCTAGTAGCATTACCAGTAATCTGACGTTctttgctctttgtttcttttgtttctttcttctcctcatctcttctttctttcagtcgagaaggggaaggagatgtGGATCTATGTCGTCTTGGGGATCTAACATTTAATATGTAAAGATGTCAGAAACAGAGGCATACCTGACGACTTGTGCTGATGAACACAGATATACGTGAACACCCGGAAGGTAAAGGCTGAACAAAAGCCAAGCTCTAGAGAACCAGGAGTTTGTTCTCCAAAGATGAATGAGGAAGAAGGTTCTGCCAAGGCCCTGATTattaacaaaaaattatttatcttttaatcatCAGTTACGTTCAGTATAGTTAGGGCTAAAAGATTTTTTTGTAGCGCAGAAAAAGTAATGAAAGTTTCTAACAACTGCACACAAATGCACAAAGTATGTCTGATGCTTATTAAGAATCGGAGTCCACACTTACACGTGgattctaaaaaatacaacaaacttgtgaatatagcagaaaagaaacaggctcacagatgcagagaaggaactagtggttaccagtggggagagggaagagggagggagaagagggagggacaaGATGGAGGTCGAggatcaagaggtacaaactatcaggtataaaataagctacaaggatgggCTGTACAACATGGGAAATACAGcgcatattttataataactataaatggagtataacctttaaaaattgtaaattacTATATTGTGttcctgtaacatataatactgtacatcaactatacttcaatttaaaaatgatattataaaatagaagcataaacaaacaaataaaagatgctgctcaaaaaagaaaaagaatcagagtcgatttctaaaattctttctaGATCTCACATTCTTGATTACATACTTGAATAAACTGTTAGCACCAAAAGTTAAtaaaaagcaaagaggaaaatacaaaacacttattGTTTTACTCTTGCCAAGCTAAGTGCTTTTCatgtcttatttcttatttactCTTTAAGGCAACTCTACTATGTAGAGTGTTACTGACCAATCATTTTCTGATATGGTAATGTTATTTTACCAACGGGAATGTTAGGGTTGGAATAAAGTGGGATTACATTACCCTCATTTCATGAAATTGTAAATCTCTTTACTAGTGATAAAAACAAAGTTAAGGACAGTGACTGCGTAGCTGCTTTGAGACTTCTGGAAAAATTTCTGGTTATTTTTTGCACTTACCTGGATCGTCTTCTGTGTGGGGATCGAGAGCGGCTTCTTCTCCGATCTCTCTCTCGGGACCGGGACCTCTCTCGGCGCCTGCGTTCTCTCTCCCGGGATGTGGACCGGGACCGCCTACGTTCtaacacaaaaacacacaaaattgcAGAGCCGAAAATTATCTCAAACATCTAGGGCTGCCCCGTCTAACAGAAATGTAATTCGAGCCATTTCTAATTGTCACActaaaagagtgaaaagaaacagatgaaattaattttaacagtGTATGTTATTTGACCCAATATACCAAAccattatcatttcaacatgtactcattataaaaaaaattaatgagatgttttattcctttttttcccctgtaccAAATCAAGTAAATCTGGCATGTATTCTATACTTAAATGGCACTTCTCAATTCGGACTGAGAACATTTTAAGTGTTCAATAGCCATATGTGGCCAGCGGGCTCATTTAACTTTTAAGATCAAATTTGATTAGTTGAAGGTGAAAAAACCAACCAGGTGGCAGAATCGAGGGTCTAAGTGAGATCTCCCAATCAAAGTTCTGGGTTCTCTACTTTTCACTGCCCCTTTTATGAGCTGGGGGCCAGAGACGTTATGAAGTGACTCCCTGGATGCCAACTCCTGAATAGAGATTTTCCTACTATAAACTGGGAAGGAAACACTGAGTATTTAAGAACCAGACAGCATCACATGCTGAGGGTTATGCAGTGTGGCATCACTTCAgacattagttttgttttttttaaattaaattaacaaaCTATATTTACTTAAGGCAGTTTTAGatatacagaaaaattgagctAGTATTACAATGAATTCCCATAGACTCTCACTCCATCTCAGTCTTCCATGTTATTAACATCTTCcattagtgtggtacatttgttacaattggtGAGCCAATATTGTTAACATTATTTTTTGTTctgctaaaaaattttttttaaaaaatagttttcattttttagagGGGTAAGTAATTacgttaattaattaattaatttttattatttatttgatggaggctctggggattgaacccatgacctcctgcatactaaggatgtgctctaccactgagctataccctcctcctaaaaaattttatttattaaactacagttgatttacaattttgtgttagtttcaggtgtgtaaagtgattcacttatattTCAGttgtctacatacatatatatattttcagattctttcccattttgttttattacaggatattgaacatagttccctgtgctatacagtaggtccttgttgtttatatatagtagtttgtatctgctaatcccaaattcctaatttaaccCTGCCGCGAACCTTTttctcctctggtaaccgtaaatttgtttgctgtctgtgagtctatttctgttttgtaaataagctcatttgtatgatttttttaaaaaagattctacacataagtgatatatgacatctgtctttctctgacttacctcacttagttcacatttgtttttaaaggtgGGTAGTATTACCTCCAATGTCTAATTACGGGAATTCGGCGAAGAAAGGTTGGATGACTTACACACGGTCACTCGGAAACTGAGGGAACCGTACAACAAAATTTACTGAATGAGGCTGACAAAGAGTCGTCCAAACCCTAATTTAGGGGGAAAAACTGCCTTTAAACTGGAGAGCTGAAGCCGTGCAGGGCCCACGTCTTCGTTTCCCGATCCACCCCGCTCTTCTCCTCAGGATAAAAAGGTCCCCCTCTCCGCCACCCttgtacagattaaaaaaaagctgGGGATGCGTCTCCGACCGAGGCCCACAGCCTCAGAACTGTTTCTGGACTCACCCCTCCGCGGGGAACGGCTGCGGCTGCGACCCATTCGGATTCCTCCTCCACCTCACGCCCCGGAAACGACTGTGCAACAACTTCCGGGAGGGCCTGGAATCCGTTTTGACCGCCGACTGGAAAATGTCGGAACTACTCGCCAGGGTTCCGGCTTCTAAAGAAGGGGGGCGGCGCTGAGCTTGCCCAGAATCAAGCGGCCCCGCCCCGATGCTGCCTTTTCTAAGCCCAGAGACTCCGTTAAGGGCAGAGTTACCTACTCTCTCTGCTCTTCCAGCCCCACTTTCGCGATGGCTTCCCCATCATTTGTGTCCACGGTGGGCATTAAAATGTACTGCCTGATGTTATAGAAATGTCTGGAAAAAGCCATGTATAAACCACCCTAACACAGTTCTCATTTCCCCCcgtttttctttccatttgtcttGTCCACATgcataaaatatttctt
The genomic region above belongs to Vicugna pacos chromosome 15, VicPac4, whole genome shotgun sequence and contains:
- the SNRNP27 gene encoding U4/U6.U5 small nuclear ribonucleoprotein 27 kDa protein yields the protein MGRSRSRSPRRERRRSRSTSRERERRRRERSRSRERDRRRSRSRSPHRRRSRSPRRHRSTSPSPSRLKERRDEEKKETKETKSKERQITEEDLEGKTEEEIEMMKLMGFASFDSTKGKKVDGSVNAYAINVSQKRKYRQYMNRKGGFNRPLDFIA